From the genome of Carassius auratus strain Wakin chromosome 26, ASM336829v1, whole genome shotgun sequence, one region includes:
- the LOC113044207 gene encoding proteasome adapter and scaffold protein ECM29-like, whose protein sequence is MAAQDELNQLERVFLRLGHAETDEQLQDIISKFLPPVLLKLSSVQEGVRKKVMELLVHLNKRIKSRPMIQLPVETLLVQYQDPAAASFVTNFTIIYIKMGYPRLEVSKQCELAPTLLTAMEGKPQPQQDSLMHLLIPTLYHMKYPSEPSKASPFVLTERPKTVQLLLEFMLDVLLMPYGFVLNEPPSRPAPSSPQGGSGAGAASAQGLPQPPPGMSVYAVKRIIGEAQWSPEQLEQCKLGIVKFIEAEQVPEVETVIHLVVASSDTRHSVATAADLELKSKQSIIDWNNPLIINKMYKVYLGDIPLKTKNATVKQELKHEPVSTRVKMKILPHFLRSRLAAECFPSNIQVVYDGLFGANTNNKLLSLTLQFVHHICMVCPDTNKPLGLMLLNGLTKLINEHKEDPKLLCLAYSAVGKLSSRMPQLFTKDIALVQQFFESMCKKQEDADVRLAIQEALSMMVGAYANLQGALLNLMEALVAAYITKPEVQVRQVAMKFASTVFAPDHVASRYLLLLAAGDPREEVSGEARRALRSLPSTKTEKEGSRPMPSFPEMVSYIQEKAAQRLKTPAKYIVGASTLPFNPATFGEIVFYLRMCLAYSAGATSTSQSLMDMQDDAPLIGRYVQSLLSSEASSSSATKRGEASSVHVYMNLLQQLLSAVGGIPVMYSLLEVVSVCPEKLTPNFIDKIDWIKGLMNTNKEDMRELAAQLYAVVVSTMSGNELRTAVQNLIKTTKDTHSPETQHGAILALGYMVGRYMNKRRSLMPTEPTPKENDELIAMATKTIGLFLDSESPLLTVAAVTALGEIGRNSALLIPADGNGFTKLSLVDNLLARIPSGKETGKMKERAVQTLGFLPVGDGEFPHQKKILQGLMDSVEAKQVELQFTVGEALTNAAIGSCSGAARDVWTCTEEQYCPPDNVKNNDIVPWVLSSVLSKYIPSPNPHVRQAACIWLLSLVKKLSHHKEIQSHLKEIQTAFISVLSDPDELSQDVASKGLGLVYELGGEQDQQELVSTLVETLMTGKRAKHAVSEDTEVFQGEALGKSPDGQGLSTYKELCALASDLNQPDLVYKFMNLANHHAMWNSRKGAAFGFNIIAAKAGEQLAPFLPQLVPRLYRYQFDPNLAIRQAMTSIWDALVTDKTIVEKYFKEILQDVISNLTSNMWRVRESSCLALNDLIRGRQADEILDRLSEIWETLFRVLDDIKESVRKAADLTLKTLSKVCVRMCESTGAAAQRTVAVLLPTLLDKGIVSNVTEVRTLSIQTLVKISKTAGSRLKPHAPRLIPALLEALSVLEPQVLNYLSLRATEQEKSAMDAARLSAAKSSPMMETINMCLQHLDVSVLGELVPKLCELLKSGIGLGTKGGCASVIVSLTVQCPQDLTPYSGKLMSSLLNGINDRSSVIQKSFAFAIGHLVRTAKDGSVEKLLQKLSTWYLEKEEALYKSSCCLVVHAISHYSPDVLKAHAGVALPLAFLGMHQEPEEEKGESAEANLWSEVWQEHVPGSFGGIRLYMTELIAVTQRALQSQSWKMKAQGASAMATIAKQQTGSLVAPHLGMVLSALLQGLAGRTWAGKEELLKAVGSVVSKCSVELQKPAAGQPTVSEVLDLVLKECKKEILPYKMAALRSAADILESTQEDRFQEITGIVLPLIKKNQPAGASSQRHDDDDDDDAQARELQTEVLLCAFETLGKTWPKTIQTQNQFQNEVCSIMCDRLKLSTWRVQLGVLCALKVFYERLLLLGKEHQNAAVLTEMLSDTCIALATPLENKSYSSVRTEALAVVELLLMRIEESDQWECLLERSRQQLQRSLATMETDSRPDLKDKAQTMRRKIQALP, encoded by the exons ATGGCTGCACAGGACGAGCTCA ACCAGTTGGAGCGTGTGTTTTTACGCTTGGGTCATGCAGAAACAGACGAGCAGTTGCAGGATATTATATCCAAATTCCTGCCTCCTGTCCTCCTCAAACTATCCAGTGTGCAAGAGGGGGTTCGCAAGAAA GTTATGGAGTTGCTGGTACACCTAAACAAAAGGATAAAGAGTCGACCCATGATACAGCTTCCTGTAGAGACACTGTTGGTTCAGTATCAGGACCCTGCTGCTGCATCTTTTGTCACG AACTTCACAATCATCTACATTAAGATGGGCTATCCTAGGTTGGAGGTATCCAAACAGTGTGAGCTTGCACCTACTCTACTCACAGCCATGGAGGGCAAGCCTCAGCCTCAACAGGACAG TCTAATGCACCTGCTGATCCCTACACTGTATCACATGAAATATCCATCAGAGCCATCTAAAGCTTCCCCATTTGTCCTGACGGAGAGGCCCAAAACTGTACAACTCCTCTTAGAGTTCATGCTTGATGTTCTTCTGATGCCATATGG GTTTGTGTTAAACGAGCCTCCAAGTCGTCCGGCTCCTTCATCTCCACAAGGGGGATCTGGAGCAGGAGCCGCGTCAGCACAAGGTCTCCCTCAGCCTCCTCCAGGAATGAGTGTTTATGCAGTTAAAAGAATCATTGGAGAAGCTCAGTGGAGTCCCGAGCAACTGGAGCAG TGTAAATTGGGAATTGTGAAGTTCATCGAGGCAGAGCAGGTGCCTGAGGTTGAAACAGTCATTCACTTAGTTGTGGCTTCAAGTGACACCAGACACAGTGTCGCCACAGCGGCTGATCTTGAACTGAAAAGCAAGCAGAG CATTATTGACTGGAACAATCCACTCATTATCAACAAAATGTATAAAGTTTACCTGGGTGATATTCCACTCAAAACTAAA AATGCCACAGTCAAACAGGAGCTAAAGCATGAGCCAGTCAGCACTAGAGTCAAGATGAAGATCCTGCCTCATTTTCTCCGCTCTAGACTGGCTGCTGAGTGCTTTCCCTCTAATATACAG GTTGTCTATGATGGACTTTTTGGAGCAAACACCAACAACAAACTTCTGTCCCTCACTCTGCAGTTTGTACATCATATCTGTATGGT GTGCCCTGATACCAACAAACCTTTGGGTTTGATGCTGCTGAATGGACTTACCAAGCTTATTAATGAACATAAAGAG gacCCCAAACTACTATGTCTGGCCTATTCTGCTGTTGGAAAACTTTCAAG TCGAATGCCTCAGCTTTTCACAAAAGACATTGCATTGGTACAGCAGTTTTTTGAGTCCATGTGCAAG AAACAGGAGGATGCTGATGTTCGATTGGCCATTCAAGAGGCCTTGTCGATGATGGTGGGAGCGTATGCTAATCTTCAGGGGGCACTTCTGAACCTAATGGAAGCACTTGTGGCTGCATATATCACAAAG CCGGAGGTACAGGTGCGCCAAGTAGCGATGAAATTTGCCAGCACCGTGTTTGCTCCTGATCATGTAGCCTCTAGATATCTCTTACTGCTTGCTGCAGGAGATCC TCGTGAGGAGGTGTCTGGGGAGGCTCGGCGAGCACTTAGGTCTCTCCCCTCtacaaagacagagaaagagggaTCGAGGCCCATGCCGTCATTCCCTGAGATGGTCAGCTACATCCAAGAAAAG GCTGCACAGAGATTGAAGACTCCTGCGAAATACATTGTTGGAGCTTCCACGTTGCCTTTTAATCCTGCCACATTTGGAGAG ATAGTTTTTTATCTGAGAATGTGTTTAGCTTATAGTGCTGGTGCCACATCCACATCTCAGAGCCTGATGGACATGCAGGATGATGCTCCTCTTATTGGACGTTATGTTCAGTCGTTATTGTCCAGTGAAGCTTCTTCTTCCTCAGCCACTAAAAGAGGGGAGGCCAGTTCAGTTCATGTCTACATGAACTTACTGCAACAGCTGCTGTCAGCTGTAGGAG GTATCCCAGTGATGTACAGTCTCTTGGAAGTGGTCTCTGTGTGCCCAGAGAAACTTACCCCCAACTTTATAGACAAAATCGACTGgattaaa GGTCTCATGAATACTAATAAAGAAGACATGCGTGAACTGGCAGCACAACTTTATGCCGTAGTTGTCTCTACTATGTCTGGAAATGAACTTAGAACTGCTGTTCAAAACCTGATTAAGACAACTAAAGACACACAT agtCCTGAGACTCAGCATGGTGCCATCTTGGCTCTGGGCTACATGGTGGGCAGATACATGAATAAGAGGCGGAGCCTAATGCCTACTGAGCCCACGCCCAAAGAAAATGACGAACTAATTGCTATGGCCACAAAAACCATCG GTTTGTTTTTGGATAGCGAATCTCCTCTGTTGACTGTTGCTGCTGTGACAGCACTGGGAGAGATTGGGCGTAACAGTGCGTTGCTGATACCAGCGGATGGAAATGGCTTCACTAAACTCAGTCTAGTGGATAACCTGCTTGCCAGAATCCCATCTGGAAAAGAGACTGGCAAG ATGAAAGAACGGGCCGTCCAGACTCTTGGGTTCCTGCCAGTGGGAGATGGTGAATTCCCACACCAGAAGAAAATCCTGCAGGGCCTCATGGATTCGGTAGAG GCCAAGCAGGTGGAGCTACAGTTTACTGTGGGAGAGGCTTTAACTAATGCTGCTATAGGAAGCTGCTCTGGAGCTGCCCGAGATGTGTGGACATGCACAGAAGAGCAGTACTGCCCTCCTGACA ATGTGAAGAATAATGATATAGTGCCCTGGGTGTTGAGCTCTGTCTTGTCAAAGTATATACCAAGTCCAAACCCTCATGTTCGGCAGGCTGCCTGCATATGGCTCCTGTCTCTAGTCAAGAAACTCAGCCATCACAAAGAAATCCAG TCTCATCTGAAGGAGATACAGACAGCCTTTATTTCTGTCTTGTCTGATCCAGATG AACTCAGCCAAGATGTGGCGTCTAAAGGACTTGGGCTGGTTTATGAGCTGGGAGGAGAACAGGATCAACAGGAATTGGTATCGACCCTTGTGGAAACACTCATGACTGGTAAAAG agccAAACATGCCGTCTCAGAGGACACTGAAGTCTTCCAGGGGGAGGCACTTGGCAAATCACCTGATGG ACAAGGACTCTCCACCTACAAGGAGCTCTGTGCATTGGCTAGTGATCTAAACCAACCAGATCTTGTTTACAAGTTCATGAATCTTGCCAATCACCATGCCATGTGGAATTCCAGGAAG GGAGCAGCATTTGGGTTTAACATTATTGCAGCCAAAGCAGGTGAGCAGCTGGCTCCTTTCCTGCCTCAGCTGGTTCCCCGTCTCTATAGATACCAGTTTGACCCCAACCTGGCCATTAGACAGGCCATGACTAGCATCTGGGATGCTCTCGTCACAGATAAAAccatt GTGGAGAAATATTTTAAGGAAATTCTTCAAGATGTAATTTCCAACCTCACTAGTAACATGTGGAGGGTGCGGGAGTCAAG CTGCTTGGCTTTGAATGATCTGATTCGTGGAAGACAGGCAGATGAAATCCTTGACCGCTTGTCAGAAATCTGGGAGACTCTGTTTCGGGTTCTGGATGATATAAAG GAGTCAGTCCGTAAGGCAGCAGATCTGACTCTAAAGACTCTCAGTAAA gtgtgtgtgcgcatgtgtgaaTCAACAGGTGCTGCTGCTCAGAGGACAGTGGCTGTGTTGTTGCCAACTCTACTGGACAAAGGCATTGTTAGCAATGTAACCGAAGTGCGCACTCTCAG TATCCAAACTCTAGTGAAGATCAGTAAGACCGCAGGCAGCCGTCTAAAGCCCCATGCTCCTCGACTCATCCCGGCTCTGCTGGAGGCCCTGAGCGTGCTGGAACCACAGGTGCTCAACTACCTCAGTCTGAGAGCCACAGAGCAGGAGAAG AGTGCAATGGATGCCGCAAGGTTAAGTGCAGCCAAGTCTTCTCCTATGATGGAAACCattaatatg TGTCTGCAACACTTGGATGTGTCTGTGTTAGGAGAGCTTGTTCCAAAACTTTGTGAGCTACTAAAAAGTGGAATCGGACTCGGAACCAAG GGAGGATGTGCCAGTGTGATTGTGTCCTTGACAGTACAGTGCCCTCAAGATCTTACACCATATTCAG GTAAACTCATGAGTTCACTCCTAAATGGGATTAATGACCGTAGTAGCGTCATTCAGAAGTCATTTGCCTTTGCCATTGGACATCTGGTCAGG ACGGCCAAAGACGGCAGTGTTGAGAAGCTTCTGCAGAAACTGAGCACCTGGTACCTGGAAAAAGAGG AGGCACTGTACAAGTCCTCATGTTGTCTGGTGGTTCATGCCATCAGTCACTACAGTCCTGATGTGTTGAAGGCTCATGCTGGAGTGGCTCTGCCGCTGGCGTTTCTGGGCATGCATCAGGAGCCTGAGGAAGAGAAAGGAGAAAGTGCTGAGGCCAACCTGTGGTCTGAGGTCTGGCAGGAACATGTACCCG GCAGCTTTGGTGGAATCCGGTTGTACATGACTGAGCTCATAGCCGTTACTCAGAGGGCTCTGCAGTCTCAGTCCTGGAAGATGAAGGCTCAGGGTGCCTCTGCCATGGCAACTATTGCTAAGCAACAAACAGGCTCACTGGTGGCCCCTCACCTGGGCATGGTGTTGAGTGCACTGCTGCAGGGGCTCGCAGGACGCACCTGGGCTGGCAAG GAAGAGCTGTTGAAAGCTGTTGGATCTGTAGTGTCTAAATGCAG TGTGGAGCTCCAGAAGCCTGCAGCGGGTCAGCCAACGGTGAGCGAGGTGCTGGATCTGGTGCTGAAGGAATGTAAGAAAGAGATTCTGCCTTATAAAATGGCAGCCTTACGCAGTGCAGCAGACATCTTGGAGTCGACGCAGGAGGATCGTTTTCAGGAAATCACAGGCATTGTGCTTCCTCTCATTAAAAAG AATCAGCCAGCGGGTGCCAGCTCCCAGAGacatgatgatgacgatgatgatgatgctcaAGCTCGTGAATTACAAACAGAAGTTCTGTTGTGTGCATTTGAGACCCTTGGAAAGACCTGGCCTAAAACCATTCAGACACAGA ATCAGTTCCAGAATGAGGTTTGTAGCATAATGTGTGATAGACTGAAGTTGAGCACGTGGAGGGTCCAACTGGGAGTTCTATGTGCCTTGAAGGTCTTCTATGAGAG atTGTTGCTGTTGGGCAAGGAACATCAGAACGCTGCTGTTCTGACGGAGATGTTGTCTGACACCTGCATTGCCCTGGCAACACCACTAG AAAACAAAAGCTATTCATCAGTAAGGACAGAAGCCTTGGCGGTAGTTGAACTTCTTTTGATGAGGATTGAAG AGAGTGATCAGTGGGAGTGTCTGTTAGAGAGAAGTCGTCAACAGCTTCAGCGTTCTTTAGCTACAATGGAGACCGACAGCCGTCCAGACCTGAAGGACAAAGCCCAGACGATGAGAAGAAAAATACAAGCCCTGCCATGA